In Rhizobium sp. ARZ01, a genomic segment contains:
- a CDS encoding spermidine/putrescine ABC transporter substrate-binding protein has protein sequence MRSRLISATMSLTVLLFPMAVRAETLNLLIWESYIDEAILKDWTAKTGVEVHQTYYDSGDARDEVLSDPNSDVDLVVTGENGAKLFGGRGILSTLSSENVPSLKEYDDSWISRCGGYGVPYLWGTMGILYRSDAFTTPPASWADLMLPAEALRNHIAMYQDHNEAFVPALVLLGKSINANDNETLKDAYQMMKAQAPFVLTYDYIITSIQNPEVRPKVKMALGYSGDQHVLNDKVDKKGLWRFSVPKEGTLSWLDCLSVSDRSPHKALALDLLNYIASATSAARNAQFLNMPTANREALARLPASIRDNPEIYPAPEILAKSQYQEELTVPSVQARRRIISSLVQFRDSR, from the coding sequence ATGCGATCGAGATTGATATCAGCGACGATGTCGCTGACTGTGCTTCTGTTCCCGATGGCGGTTCGCGCCGAGACCCTCAACCTGCTGATCTGGGAATCCTACATCGACGAGGCAATCCTGAAGGATTGGACGGCGAAAACGGGAGTGGAGGTCCATCAAACCTACTACGATAGCGGCGACGCCCGTGACGAGGTGTTGTCCGATCCCAACAGCGACGTCGACCTTGTCGTCACCGGCGAAAACGGCGCCAAACTTTTCGGTGGACGCGGCATCCTGTCTACACTTTCAAGTGAAAACGTACCTTCGCTTAAGGAATATGACGACAGCTGGATCAGCCGCTGCGGCGGCTATGGCGTTCCCTATTTGTGGGGAACAATGGGCATTCTCTATCGCTCGGACGCATTCACCACGCCGCCGGCGTCGTGGGCAGACCTGATGCTACCGGCGGAAGCGCTCCGAAACCACATTGCGATGTACCAGGATCATAACGAAGCGTTCGTGCCGGCGCTGGTACTGCTTGGCAAATCGATCAACGCCAACGACAACGAAACGCTTAAGGACGCCTATCAGATGATGAAGGCGCAAGCACCATTCGTCCTGACCTACGACTATATCATCACCTCGATCCAGAATCCTGAGGTGCGACCCAAGGTCAAGATGGCGCTCGGCTATAGTGGCGATCAGCACGTATTGAATGACAAGGTCGACAAAAAGGGACTGTGGCGCTTCTCCGTACCCAAGGAAGGCACGCTCTCCTGGCTCGATTGCTTATCCGTCAGTGATCGGTCGCCGCACAAGGCGCTTGCTCTCGATCTGCTCAACTACATCGCAAGCGCGACAAGCGCCGCGCGTAACGCACAATTTTTAAATATGCCGACCGCAAACCGGGAGGCGCTCGCACGCCTGCCGGCCAGCATTCGCGACAATCCTGAAATTTATCCCGCGCCGGAGATACTCGCAAAAAGCCAGTATCAGGAGGAATTGACCGTTCCGTCGGTGCAAGCCCGCCGACGCATCATCAGCAGCCTGGTTCAGTTCCGTGACTCTCGGTAA
- a CDS encoding cyclopropane-fatty-acyl-phospholipid synthase family protein, whose amino-acid sequence MEFPTMLGRVIRNGQLQVVDPSGGLAHYGDGTGPVLRLRLADAAVGREIAADPALKLGEAYMDGRLIVEEGDIFDLLSLLRRNGVRRAATLGLKAKGLLRLLAYQVNARVPVNRNLRNVAHHYDLDARLFDLFLDRDWQYSCAYFEPRDITLDEAQTAKERHITAKLLLKPGQKVLEVGSGWGGLGMYMAESSGVDVTGITLSEEQLAVSRARVAARGLSDRVRFELTDYVDVKGEFDRIVSVGMFEHVGVANYGKFFNTMARVLKKEGVMVLHYIGRVKPAYTINPWIEKYIFPGGYLPALSEVLPAIERAGFLVKDIEMLPMHYAWTLRAWRERFVARWDDAATLYDERFCRMWEFYLAAMEAAFRHDRLPIIQLQLARHQDAVPFARDYIGETEAKLREFEAARPPLAPVRY is encoded by the coding sequence ATGGAATTTCCCACGATGCTTGGTCGGGTAATCAGGAACGGTCAGTTACAGGTCGTCGATCCATCGGGCGGCCTCGCGCACTACGGAGACGGAACCGGTCCGGTATTGCGTCTTCGCCTGGCCGATGCCGCCGTTGGCCGCGAAATCGCAGCCGATCCGGCGCTGAAGCTCGGCGAGGCCTACATGGATGGGCGGCTGATTGTGGAGGAGGGGGACATCTTCGATCTACTCTCCCTTCTCAGGCGCAACGGCGTTCGTCGCGCTGCGACACTCGGCCTCAAGGCCAAAGGGCTGCTGAGGCTTCTCGCCTACCAGGTCAACGCCAGGGTGCCGGTCAATCGCAATCTCAGAAACGTGGCGCACCACTACGATCTCGATGCGCGCTTGTTCGACCTCTTTCTCGACCGCGACTGGCAATACTCCTGCGCCTACTTCGAGCCGCGCGACATTACCCTGGATGAGGCCCAGACGGCCAAGGAAAGGCACATCACCGCAAAGCTGCTCCTGAAGCCGGGGCAGAAGGTGCTCGAAGTCGGGTCCGGTTGGGGCGGGCTCGGCATGTACATGGCGGAAAGCTCCGGTGTCGACGTCACCGGCATCACCTTGAGCGAGGAACAGCTTGCCGTCTCCCGCGCCCGCGTTGCCGCGCGCGGCCTCTCCGATCGCGTCCGTTTCGAGTTGACGGACTACGTCGACGTCAAGGGTGAGTTCGACCGCATCGTTTCGGTCGGGATGTTCGAACATGTTGGTGTTGCCAATTACGGCAAGTTCTTCAACACGATGGCTCGGGTTTTGAAGAAGGAGGGCGTGATGGTCCTCCACTATATCGGTCGCGTGAAGCCCGCCTACACGATCAATCCCTGGATCGAGAAATACATCTTTCCGGGCGGCTACCTGCCGGCGCTCTCCGAGGTGCTGCCGGCCATCGAGCGCGCCGGCTTCCTCGTCAAGGACATCGAGATGCTGCCGATGCACTACGCGTGGACGCTGAGAGCCTGGCGCGAACGATTCGTCGCACGCTGGGACGACGCGGCCACACTCTATGACGAGCGCTTCTGCCGTATGTGGGAGTTCTACCTCGCGGCCATGGAAGCGGCGTTCCGGCACGACCGCCTGCCGATCATTCAGCTCCAGCTCGCCCGGCATCAGGATGCCGTGCCGTTTGCGCGCGACTACATCGGCGAGACCGAGGCTAAGCTGAGAGAATTCGAGGCGGCACGTCCGCCGCTCGCGCCGGTTCGCTACTGA
- a CDS encoding Tex family protein encodes MAATPLKIANMIASEIKASTAQVQAAVGLLDEGATVPFIARYRKEVTGGLDDTQLRVLSERLAYLRELEARRASILESIAGQGKLTDELSAKIAGVSTKAELEDIYLPYKPKRRTKAEIARERGLGPLAGQILAERDKVPAELAANFLSADVPDAKAALEGARDIVAEQITENADLLKRLRDYMKDNAFLRSRVVEGKQEAGAKFSDYFDHSERWSGVPSHRALAMLRGWNEEFLSVDIIVDQDNTETVKPVERIIASFYALGQKPGDKWLADVIGWTWRVKLSMSLSLDLMREMRERSEEEAIRVFARNLKDLLLAAPAGTRATMGLDPGIRTGVKVAVVDNTGKLLETTTVYPFPPKNDIRGTQAELASLIRKHKVELIAIGNGTGSRETEKLVADMLAQLPAPKPTKVIVSEAGASVYSASETAALEFPGLDVSLRGAVSIARRLQDPLAELVKIEPKSIGVGQYQHDVDQGKLSRSLDAVVEDAVNAVGVDLNTASAPLLARVSGLGKSSAEAIVAHRDANGPFESRKELMKVSRLGARTFEQCAGFLRIPNGKEPLDASSVHPEAYGVAKKIVAACGRDVRALMGDSAALKQLDPKVFVDERFGLPTVKDILSELEKPGRDPRPEFKTATFADGVDDIKDLKVGMLLEGTVTNVAAFGAFVDIGVHQDGLVHVSQLADRFVKDPHEVVKAGDVVKVRVTEVDVPRKRIALTMRKDGGGEQPSRGERRDAPRAGNNRMPQQKPQAPSQGAFGAALAEALKRK; translated from the coding sequence ATGGCCGCAACACCGCTGAAAATCGCCAACATGATCGCCAGCGAGATCAAGGCAAGCACAGCTCAGGTGCAGGCGGCAGTGGGATTGCTGGACGAGGGTGCCACCGTGCCCTTCATCGCTCGCTATCGCAAGGAAGTCACCGGCGGGTTGGACGACACCCAGTTGCGTGTGCTCTCCGAGCGGCTCGCCTATCTTCGCGAACTGGAGGCGCGTCGCGCGTCCATCCTCGAATCGATCGCCGGGCAGGGCAAGCTCACCGACGAGCTCTCTGCCAAGATCGCCGGCGTCTCCACCAAGGCCGAACTGGAAGACATTTACCTGCCCTATAAGCCCAAGCGCCGTACCAAGGCCGAGATCGCCCGCGAGCGTGGCTTGGGTCCGCTCGCCGGGCAGATCCTCGCAGAGCGCGACAAGGTGCCGGCCGAGCTTGCGGCGAACTTCCTCTCCGCTGACGTGCCGGATGCCAAGGCTGCCCTCGAAGGTGCGCGAGACATCGTCGCCGAGCAGATCACCGAGAACGCCGACCTCTTGAAGCGGTTGCGCGACTACATGAAGGACAACGCCTTCCTGCGCTCGCGCGTGGTCGAGGGCAAGCAGGAGGCTGGCGCCAAGTTTTCCGACTATTTCGACCACAGCGAGCGCTGGTCGGGCGTGCCGAGCCACCGGGCACTCGCCATGCTGCGGGGCTGGAACGAGGAGTTCCTTTCTGTTGACATCATCGTTGACCAGGACAACACCGAAACGGTCAAGCCAGTCGAGCGCATCATCGCCTCGTTCTACGCGCTCGGTCAGAAGCCCGGCGACAAGTGGCTTGCGGACGTTATCGGCTGGACCTGGCGGGTTAAACTCTCCATGTCGCTGTCGCTCGACCTGATGCGCGAGATGCGCGAGCGCTCCGAGGAGGAGGCGATCCGCGTCTTCGCGCGCAACCTCAAGGACCTGCTGCTGGCAGCGCCCGCCGGTACCCGCGCCACCATGGGCCTCGATCCGGGCATCCGCACCGGTGTGAAGGTGGCGGTGGTCGACAACACCGGCAAGCTGCTGGAAACGACGACGGTCTATCCCTTCCCGCCGAAGAACGACATCCGCGGCACGCAGGCCGAACTGGCCTCTCTCATTCGCAAGCACAAGGTCGAACTGATCGCGATCGGCAACGGTACCGGCAGCCGCGAGACGGAGAAGCTGGTGGCGGACATGCTGGCCCAGCTTCCGGCGCCAAAGCCGACGAAGGTGATCGTCTCCGAGGCTGGCGCTTCCGTCTACTCGGCATCGGAGACGGCAGCATTGGAGTTCCCCGGCCTGGACGTGTCTCTGCGCGGCGCCGTCTCCATCGCCCGCCGATTGCAGGATCCGCTCGCCGAACTCGTCAAGATCGAGCCGAAGTCGATCGGCGTCGGCCAGTACCAGCACGATGTCGACCAGGGCAAGCTCTCCCGCTCGCTGGACGCGGTGGTCGAAGACGCGGTGAACGCCGTCGGCGTCGATCTCAATACCGCCTCCGCACCGCTGCTGGCGCGCGTTTCCGGTCTCGGAAAGTCATCGGCCGAAGCGATCGTCGCCCATCGCGATGCCAATGGCCCATTCGAAAGCCGCAAGGAACTCATGAAGGTCTCGCGGCTCGGCGCGCGCACCTTCGAGCAGTGCGCCGGTTTCTTGCGCATCCCGAATGGCAAGGAACCGCTCGATGCTTCCTCAGTGCATCCGGAAGCCTATGGGGTGGCGAAGAAGATCGTCGCCGCCTGCGGCCGCGACGTGCGGGCACTGATGGGCGACAGCGCCGCCTTGAAGCAGCTCGACCCGAAGGTGTTCGTCGACGAGCGCTTCGGCCTGCCGACGGTGAAGGACATTCTGAGCGAACTGGAGAAGCCCGGCCGCGACCCGCGCCCGGAGTTCAAGACGGCGACCTTTGCCGATGGGGTTGACGACATCAAGGACCTCAAGGTCGGCATGCTGCTGGAAGGCACGGTGACGAACGTCGCCGCTTTCGGCGCTTTCGTCGATATCGGCGTGCACCAGGACGGGCTCGTGCATGTCTCCCAGCTTGCCGACCGCTTCGTCAAGGATCCGCACGAGGTGGTCAAGGCGGGTGACGTCGTGAAGGTGCGGGTCACCGAGGTTGATGTTCCCCGCAAGCGCATCGCGCTGACCATGCGCAAGGACGGCGGCGGCGAGCAGCCTTCGCGCGGAGAGCGCCGTGACGCGCCGCGCGCCGGCAACAACCGCATGCCGCAGCAAAAGCCCCAGGCCCCGAGCCAGGGCGCCTTCGGCGCGGCACTCGCAGAGGCGTTGAAGCGGAAATAG